One genomic segment of Scylla paramamosain isolate STU-SP2022 chromosome 9, ASM3559412v1, whole genome shotgun sequence includes these proteins:
- the LOC135103834 gene encoding GS homeobox 1-like isoform X1, whose protein sequence is MTAMSRSFLVDSLISPQTPDTNRRGPRAYSPPTSTPMPPLLPLHQPCPPGKHGDVLSLYSCRACVPIPPALKQAMAPSLSSSFTPSFASSLAHTSVSLPQAPVLRPVPVSLPMPPIYSPLYAPVTPARPHLAATPPTLQEKKSPSQAGVTRPRSPSPSEDVPSCKRIRTAFTSTQLLELEREFSSNMYLSRLRRIEIATYLNLSEKQVKIWFQNRRVKYKKEEGGQTRDKCSCLRTCTSSRPREKDQAALQGCDSQSPDQHAEEASQRPCHDADPGNDHIKADGATCEKSEDHHHHHHHHHLHHHHHPGHTVLHEDLRRREDANSHNAVTSTEGHPPAGRQYASDAESDCDRDSNENIDVV, encoded by the exons ATGACCGCCATGTCCCGCTCCTTCCTGGTGGACTCCCTCATTTCCCCGCAGACACCGGACACCAACAGGAGGGGACCTCGCGCCTACAGCCCGCCCACCAGCACGCCCATGCCGCCCCTGCTGCCCCTCCACCAGCCGTGTCCACCAGGAAAGCATGGCGACGTACTCTCCCTGTACTCGTGCCGCGCCTGCGTGCCCATCCCCCCGGCCCTGAAGCAAGCCATGgcgccctccctctcctcctccttcacgccgTCCTTCGCCTCCAGCCTCGCCCACACCTCCGTCAGCCTCCCCCAGGCCCCGGTGCTGCGCCCTGTCCCCGTGTCCCTGCCCATGCCGCCCATCTACTCGCCACTGTACGCTCCCGTCACGCCCGCACGACCGCATCTCGCCGCCACGCCACCCACTCTCCAGGAGAAGAAGTCGCCCAGTCAAG CAGGAGTGACGCGGCCCCGCTCGCCCTCCCCCAGCGAAGACGTGCCCTCATGCAAGCGAATCCGCACGGCCTTCACTTCCACGCAGTTGCTGGAGTTGGAGCGAGAGTTCTCCTCCAACATGTACCTGAGCAGACTGCGCAGGATAGAGATCGCCACCTACCTGAACCTGTCCgagaagcag gtCAAAATTTGGTTCCAGAACAGACGCGTCAAgtacaagaaggaggagggcggCCAGACGCGGGACAAGTGCTCGTGCCTCAGAACCTGCACGTCGTCGCGGCCGCGGGAGAAGGACCAGGCGGCGCTGCAGGGTTGTGACAGCCAGAGCCCCGATCAGCACGCCGAGGAGGCCTCCCAGCGGCCCTGCCATGACGCCGACCCCGGGAACGACCACATCAAAGCTGACGGCGCCACGTGCGAGAAGAgcgaggaccaccaccaccaccaccaccatcaccacctgcaccaccaccaccacccgggcCACACTGTGCTGCACGAGGACCTGCGTCGGCGAGAGGACGCGAACTCGCACAACGCCGTCACCAGCACGGAGGGACATCCGCCTGCGGGACGCCAGTACGCCTCAGACGCGGAGTCCGACTGTGACCGAGACAGCAACGAGAACATAGACGTGGTGTGA
- the LOC135103834 gene encoding GS homeobox 1-like isoform X3: protein MPPLLPLHQPCPPGKHGDVLSLYSCRACVPIPPALKQAMAPSLSSSFTPSFASSLAHTSVSLPQAPVLRPVPVSLPMPPIYSPLYAPVTPARPHLAATPPTLQEKKSPSQAGVTRPRSPSPSEDVPSCKRIRTAFTSTQLLELEREFSSNMYLSRLRRIEIATYLNLSEKQVKIWFQNRRVKYKKEEGGQTRDKCSCLRTCTSSRPREKDQAALQGCDSQSPDQHAEEASQRPCHDADPGNDHIKADGATCEKSEDHHHHHHHHHLHHHHHPGHTVLHEDLRRREDANSHNAVTSTEGHPPAGRQYASDAESDCDRDSNENIDVV, encoded by the exons ATGCCGCCCCTGCTGCCCCTCCACCAGCCGTGTCCACCAGGAAAGCATGGCGACGTACTCTCCCTGTACTCGTGCCGCGCCTGCGTGCCCATCCCCCCGGCCCTGAAGCAAGCCATGgcgccctccctctcctcctccttcacgccgTCCTTCGCCTCCAGCCTCGCCCACACCTCCGTCAGCCTCCCCCAGGCCCCGGTGCTGCGCCCTGTCCCCGTGTCCCTGCCCATGCCGCCCATCTACTCGCCACTGTACGCTCCCGTCACGCCCGCACGACCGCATCTCGCCGCCACGCCACCCACTCTCCAGGAGAAGAAGTCGCCCAGTCAAG CAGGAGTGACGCGGCCCCGCTCGCCCTCCCCCAGCGAAGACGTGCCCTCATGCAAGCGAATCCGCACGGCCTTCACTTCCACGCAGTTGCTGGAGTTGGAGCGAGAGTTCTCCTCCAACATGTACCTGAGCAGACTGCGCAGGATAGAGATCGCCACCTACCTGAACCTGTCCgagaagcag gtCAAAATTTGGTTCCAGAACAGACGCGTCAAgtacaagaaggaggagggcggCCAGACGCGGGACAAGTGCTCGTGCCTCAGAACCTGCACGTCGTCGCGGCCGCGGGAGAAGGACCAGGCGGCGCTGCAGGGTTGTGACAGCCAGAGCCCCGATCAGCACGCCGAGGAGGCCTCCCAGCGGCCCTGCCATGACGCCGACCCCGGGAACGACCACATCAAAGCTGACGGCGCCACGTGCGAGAAGAgcgaggaccaccaccaccaccaccaccatcaccacctgcaccaccaccaccacccgggcCACACTGTGCTGCACGAGGACCTGCGTCGGCGAGAGGACGCGAACTCGCACAACGCCGTCACCAGCACGGAGGGACATCCGCCTGCGGGACGCCAGTACGCCTCAGACGCGGAGTCCGACTGTGACCGAGACAGCAACGAGAACATAGACGTGGTGTGA
- the LOC135103834 gene encoding GS homeobox 1-like isoform X2: protein MTAMSRSFLVDSLISPQTPDTNRRGPRAYSPPTSTPMPPLLPLHQPCPPGKHGDVLSLYSCRACVPIPPALKQAMAPSLSSSFTPSFASSLAHTSVSLPQAPVLRPVPVSLPMPPIYSPLYAPVTPARPHLAATPPTLQEKKSPSQGVTRPRSPSPSEDVPSCKRIRTAFTSTQLLELEREFSSNMYLSRLRRIEIATYLNLSEKQVKIWFQNRRVKYKKEEGGQTRDKCSCLRTCTSSRPREKDQAALQGCDSQSPDQHAEEASQRPCHDADPGNDHIKADGATCEKSEDHHHHHHHHHLHHHHHPGHTVLHEDLRRREDANSHNAVTSTEGHPPAGRQYASDAESDCDRDSNENIDVV from the exons ATGACCGCCATGTCCCGCTCCTTCCTGGTGGACTCCCTCATTTCCCCGCAGACACCGGACACCAACAGGAGGGGACCTCGCGCCTACAGCCCGCCCACCAGCACGCCCATGCCGCCCCTGCTGCCCCTCCACCAGCCGTGTCCACCAGGAAAGCATGGCGACGTACTCTCCCTGTACTCGTGCCGCGCCTGCGTGCCCATCCCCCCGGCCCTGAAGCAAGCCATGgcgccctccctctcctcctccttcacgccgTCCTTCGCCTCCAGCCTCGCCCACACCTCCGTCAGCCTCCCCCAGGCCCCGGTGCTGCGCCCTGTCCCCGTGTCCCTGCCCATGCCGCCCATCTACTCGCCACTGTACGCTCCCGTCACGCCCGCACGACCGCATCTCGCCGCCACGCCACCCACTCTCCAGGAGAAGAAGTCGCCCAGTCAAG GAGTGACGCGGCCCCGCTCGCCCTCCCCCAGCGAAGACGTGCCCTCATGCAAGCGAATCCGCACGGCCTTCACTTCCACGCAGTTGCTGGAGTTGGAGCGAGAGTTCTCCTCCAACATGTACCTGAGCAGACTGCGCAGGATAGAGATCGCCACCTACCTGAACCTGTCCgagaagcag gtCAAAATTTGGTTCCAGAACAGACGCGTCAAgtacaagaaggaggagggcggCCAGACGCGGGACAAGTGCTCGTGCCTCAGAACCTGCACGTCGTCGCGGCCGCGGGAGAAGGACCAGGCGGCGCTGCAGGGTTGTGACAGCCAGAGCCCCGATCAGCACGCCGAGGAGGCCTCCCAGCGGCCCTGCCATGACGCCGACCCCGGGAACGACCACATCAAAGCTGACGGCGCCACGTGCGAGAAGAgcgaggaccaccaccaccaccaccaccatcaccacctgcaccaccaccaccacccgggcCACACTGTGCTGCACGAGGACCTGCGTCGGCGAGAGGACGCGAACTCGCACAACGCCGTCACCAGCACGGAGGGACATCCGCCTGCGGGACGCCAGTACGCCTCAGACGCGGAGTCCGACTGTGACCGAGACAGCAACGAGAACATAGACGTGGTGTGA